The genomic segment GGTGCCCAGATCGCTCATACCGCAGATGCTGACGCCGGCGACGAACAGGTCGGGATGGAAAGCCAACGCGGCCATCGTCAGATAGCCACCGTAAGACCAACCCGCACAAGCGATTCGATCAGGATCGGCCAAACCATGCTCGGCGAGATAGCGCGCGCAGTCGGCGACGTCGTCGATCGCGGCGAAGCGCTTGTCTTTATCGTCGGCATGCACGAATTCCCGCCCCTGCCCACCCGAACCGCGCACATTCGGCGTGAACACCGCGATCCCCTCCTCGAGCAACCCCGGGAAGATCTCACTGTGCGACGGGCGGGCTTGACCTTCCGGGCCGCCATGCAGGTAGATCATCATCCCGGTCTGCTCAACACCGGGTGGCGGGCAATACAACCAGCCTGTCAGCGAACGGCCGTCGCGGGCGGTCACGAAGTGCAACCTCGGCCGCTCCGAGACCGGGCCGACGCTGGGCTTGCGATCGATCCGCTCCCATTCGCGCGTCCGAGGATCGACCAATTCGACCGTGCGCGGCAGGTCGGCTCCCTGCAGCGTCATCGCCACCATCGACCCGCCCGCACTGATGGACAGTTCACTGGCCACCAGATTCGGCAGTGGAATCGGTTCGGTCAGCGTGTTGTCGACGTACTCGAGGATCTGTAATTCACTGCAGCCGTTGATGTTCCACAGCAGTGCGACAGTCGACAGGTCGTCGCTGACCACGAATTCGTCGAGATCGTAACCGCGGCGCTCGGCGACCACGTGATACGCCACACCGTCGGGAGTGACCGTCACCTCGAGTAGACGGCTGGTGTCGGAGCCGTTGTCACTGCGGATCAGTGCGCGCACGTAGCCGTCGGCGAAGTCCGGCCCGTAGGTGTAGGCCGGGTGGTACAGCGTGGTGTACTCCCCGTCAGGACCCGAACGCAGCCGTCGCGGGTGGTGATCGTCCAGTATCACGCCCATATCCGTCGACGAGCCGGGATCCGAAGGCAGCAAAGCGATTTCGGTCGGGCCGGTGAGCATGATCAGCTCGCGGTAACCGCGCGGGCCGACGCGGATCAGCGCCGAGCCGGCCCAGGCGTCCACCAGTCGACCACCCGAGCGGCGGTCGAGCACTGTCACGCTGCCGTCGGCCGGGTCGATCAGGCTGGACTGGCCGACCCCATCCTCACCGGTGAGGATCGCGCAGACCCGCGTACCGTCCCAGGCGATCAGCTCCGCGGTGCCGGCCATACCGTCGGAGCCCATGCCGTCGATGCGCCAGGCCATCCGGTCGTCCGGGTCGGTGGTGACCACCCAGATCTGGCTTCGGGTGCTGCCCTCGGGGGCGACCTGGCACGCCAGCCAGTGCCCGTCGGCCGAGTGGATGACTCTGGTCACCGCCCCCTCGACCGGCAGCTCGACGTCACGGGACGAACTCGCCCGCCACCCTCGCAGGAACCGCTGGACGGCACGTGGGTATCCCCCGTCGTCGACGATATGGGCGAAGGCCGTCGCATCCGGCGACAGCGATGCACCGTACGTCGCACGCACGTCGGGTTCCACGCAACCTCACTTTCTTTGGTTCCTCTTACTGCAGTAACACGTTCCACATCACCTGCCGGTGGTAAACACGTTGCTTGAGCAACAGGCAAGGACCCCCGGCTGCCACTCGCAGGTAGCCTGCAAGCATGAGGTGGGAATGAACGATCCGCGTCGACCAGAGTGGTCTGACCCGGCGCAGTCGGCCGGCAACGGATATCCGCCGAGCACCGATCCCGCCTACGCCGGGCAGTATTACGGACCCGGCTACGGCACGCCGAACTACGGTCAGGCCGGCGTCCCGCCGACAATGCAACCCACCGAGCAGCTGCCCTCCTACTGGTACCAGGGCGGGGGCCAGCCGGGCAATGAGCCGCCCGCGCCGCCGCCCCCGCCAAAGTCGCCCAAGTGGCTGTGGATCGCTGCGGCCGTCGCGGTCTTGCTGGTGGTGGGACTGGTGATCGCGCTGGTGATCGTGACCAGCTCGGCCAGGGAGTCCACCGTGGTGGCGCCGCTGCCTCCGCTGTCGTCGGAGACGACCACCCCGAGGGCCACCACGCTGGTGCCGTCGACCACGCGACCCACGCTCCCGACGACCAGCAGCGTGCCGGGTACCGCGGCGCCGCTACCCAGCGAGACCACCAGCCCGACGGGCACCGACACCGTCGTCTACACCGTCTCCGGTGACGGCCGGGCGATCAACATCACTTACGTCGACACCGGCGGCATCATGCAGACCGAGTTCAACGTGCTGCTGCCGTGGAGCAAGGAAGTCAGCCTCGCGTCGCCGGCCCGGACATCGGCCAGCGTCGCGGTGGTCAACGTCGGACGCGACGTGACGTGCAGTGTGTCGGTGAACGGCACGTCGGTCCGCGAGCGCACCGGCCGCGGCCTGACGATCTGCACCGGCGCCGGCTAAACCGCGCGGTGGTGGGGCACCTTCACCAGCAGCATGCCCAACAGCCCGGCCGCCAGCACGACGCACAAGCCGCCCAGACCGGCACGATCGGCGTGGAACGCGTCGACGAACACGAAGAACAACCAGGGCGCGAGGAACGACGCCGCCCGACCGGTGGTCGTGTAGAGCCCGAAGGCGACGGCTTCCTTACCGTCGCTGACCATCCGTAGGAGCACCGTGCGGGCCGACGTGGTCACGGGCCCGACGCACAGCGCCAGCAGCAGCCCGCAGATCCAGAACACGACGGGGCCGGACAGCGACAGCAGGGTCAGGCCGACGGTGATCATCAGTGCCAGCGAGGCGACAATGACGGGCTTGCCGCCGATCCGGTCGTCGACGGGGCCGGCGAGGACGGCACCGAGGGCGGCCATCGTGCTGGCGATGACACCGAAGATCAGCACGTTGGCCTGCGAGATGCCGTAGACACTGACGCCGAGCACGGCGCCGAACGCGAAGACCCCCGCTATGCCGTCGCGGAAGATCGCGCTGACGATCAGGTAATAGACGAGGTTACGATCGCGCCGCCATTCGGATCGCAGGTCGTTCCATAGCTGGCGATAACCGCCGGCCTGCGGGGCGGGCGCCGGCTCCAGGTCGGCGGTCGGGGCGAGGGTGTGCGCGGTGATGAGCAGCGGAAGCGCCAGGACGACGAACCAGGCCGCGGCCATCAGCATCGCCGCGCGCACGTTCTGGCCGTCGTCGACCGGCACACCGAACAGACCGCGCTCGGGGCCGTTGCCCGCGATGAAGCCGGTGTAGATGACGATCAGCAGCGCGACGCTGCCGAAGTAGCCCGCGGCCGCGCCGATCCCCGAGATGCGCCCGGACGTCTGCGGAGTGGTGAGCTGCCGCAGCATCGCGTTGTACGGCACGCTGGCCAGATCGCCGCACGCCGCAGTGAACGCCAGCAGCACCAGACCCGCCGCGAAGTAGGCCGGCTGGGCGTGGATGAGGCTCATCGCGGCCGTCGACAGCACCGCCAGTCCGGACAGGATCGTCAGGGCGGCGCGGCGTCGCTGCGGCGCCTGGACAAGCACCCCGGTGAGCGGCGCGAGGACCGCGACGGTCAGTCCGGCGATGGCCAGCGCGCGGCCCAGCCAGCTGGCCGGTGAGGTGCCACCAGGCAGGCCTTGGCCGACCGTGCTGGTCAGGTACACCGCGAAGACGAAGGTGGCGACGATCGCGTTCATGCCGGTGGAACCGCAGTCCCACAACGCCCATGCCACGACTTTCGACCGCCCGGCGGTCTGGGCAACCGACGGGGGCCTGCTCATGCGGCAACCATAACGACTCCCCCTACGATTGCCGCATGCCAGTACCCGCACCCTCCCCGGACAGCCGAGCCGTCGTCACCGGCGCTTCGCAAGGCATCGGCGAGGCGCTCGCTACCGAACTCGCCGCGCGCGGCCATCACCTGATCATCACCGCGCGTCGCGGCGACGTGCTCGCCGAACTGGCCGCGCGGCTGACCGAGCAGTACCGCGTCAACGTCGAGGTTCGCGCCGTGGATCTCGCCGACCCGGAGGCGCGGAGCGCGTTCGCCGAGGAGCTGGCCGGCCGGGAGATCTCGATCCTGTGCGCGAACGCCGGCACGGCCACGTTCGGGCCGGTGTCGAAGCTCGATCCGGCGGCCGAACGCGCACAGGTTCAGCTCAACGTCCTGGGCGTGCACGATCTGGTGTTGGCGGTGCTGCCGCGGATGGTCGCCCGCAGGGCCGGCGGCATCCTGATCTCGGGCTCGGCCGCCGGGAATTCGCCGATCCCGAACAACAGCACCTATGCCGCGACCAAGGCGTTCGCCAACACCTTCAGCGAGTCACTGCGCGGTGAGCTGAAGAGCTCCGGCGTGCACGTGACGTTGCTCGCCCCGGGCCCGGTCCGCACCGAACTGCCCGACCCCGACGAGCAGTCACTGGTCGAGCGACTGATCCCCGACTTCTTGTGGATCAACACCGAGTACACGGCGCGGATCTCGCTGGATGGCTTGGAGCACAACAAG from the Mycolicibacterium crocinum genome contains:
- a CDS encoding alpha/beta hydrolase family protein; this encodes MEPDVRATYGASLSPDATAFAHIVDDGGYPRAVQRFLRGWRASSSRDVELPVEGAVTRVIHSADGHWLACQVAPEGSTRSQIWVVTTDPDDRMAWRIDGMGSDGMAGTAELIAWDGTRVCAILTGEDGVGQSSLIDPADGSVTVLDRRSGGRLVDAWAGSALIRVGPRGYRELIMLTGPTEIALLPSDPGSSTDMGVILDDHHPRRLRSGPDGEYTTLYHPAYTYGPDFADGYVRALIRSDNGSDTSRLLEVTVTPDGVAYHVVAERRGYDLDEFVVSDDLSTVALLWNINGCSELQILEYVDNTLTEPIPLPNLVASELSISAGGSMVAMTLQGADLPRTVELVDPRTREWERIDRKPSVGPVSERPRLHFVTARDGRSLTGWLYCPPPGVEQTGMMIYLHGGPEGQARPSHSEIFPGLLEEGIAVFTPNVRGSGGQGREFVHADDKDKRFAAIDDVADCARYLAEHGLADPDRIACAGWSYGGYLTMAALAFHPDLFVAGVSICGMSDLGTFYRNTEPWIAAASYAEYGHPIADRDLLDALSPLQRVDKLTAPLLLVHGGTDTNVPVSESEQMVEALRARGRTVRYLLFADDGHEIVKRENHAALARAVADWLAMAFERAENRDV
- a CDS encoding MmpS family transport accessory protein, with protein sequence MNDPRRPEWSDPAQSAGNGYPPSTDPAYAGQYYGPGYGTPNYGQAGVPPTMQPTEQLPSYWYQGGGQPGNEPPAPPPPPKSPKWLWIAAAVAVLLVVGLVIALVIVTSSARESTVVAPLPPLSSETTTPRATTLVPSTTRPTLPTTSSVPGTAAPLPSETTSPTGTDTVVYTVSGDGRAINITYVDTGGIMQTEFNVLLPWSKEVSLASPARTSASVAVVNVGRDVTCSVSVNGTSVRERTGRGLTICTGAG
- a CDS encoding MFS transporter → MSRPPSVAQTAGRSKVVAWALWDCGSTGMNAIVATFVFAVYLTSTVGQGLPGGTSPASWLGRALAIAGLTVAVLAPLTGVLVQAPQRRRAALTILSGLAVLSTAAMSLIHAQPAYFAAGLVLLAFTAACGDLASVPYNAMLRQLTTPQTSGRISGIGAAAGYFGSVALLIVIYTGFIAGNGPERGLFGVPVDDGQNVRAAMLMAAAWFVVLALPLLITAHTLAPTADLEPAPAPQAGGYRQLWNDLRSEWRRDRNLVYYLIVSAIFRDGIAGVFAFGAVLGVSVYGISQANVLIFGVIASTMAALGAVLAGPVDDRIGGKPVIVASLALMITVGLTLLSLSGPVVFWICGLLLALCVGPVTTSARTVLLRMVSDGKEAVAFGLYTTTGRAASFLAPWLFFVFVDAFHADRAGLGGLCVVLAAGLLGMLLVKVPHHRAV
- the cmrA gene encoding mycolate reductase (Catalyzes the final step in mycolic acid biosynthesis.) → MPVPAPSPDSRAVVTGASQGIGEALATELAARGHHLIITARRGDVLAELAARLTEQYRVNVEVRAVDLADPEARSAFAEELAGREISILCANAGTATFGPVSKLDPAAERAQVQLNVLGVHDLVLAVLPRMVARRAGGILISGSAAGNSPIPNNSTYAATKAFANTFSESLRGELKSSGVHVTLLAPGPVRTELPDPDEQSLVERLIPDFLWINTEYTARISLDGLEHNKMRVVPGLTSKAMSVASGYAPRSIVTPIVGAVYKKLGGD